From the Planktothricoides raciborskii GIHE-MW2 genome, the window CTGTGTAATATAGCTTAGGTCAGTTGGTTAAGTTCTCCATTTCAGTCTTTAACTCGTAAACTCAAGCTGACCTTTTTCTATCAGTTTCCATTGATTCGACCCGAATTTGCTAACTTTAGCGGGTTTAATCAGGGTAAATTTGCTGAATCCACGCGTGTATTTCTGACAGTTAAATAATAATTCCATCGTGTTATATTCTGTTTCCTTGCCTATTTTGGATTTTTTGGGAAATAATACCACAATAGAAGAATCTCTATGTAAAGATACAACTACATAGCGAGCATCATCGGCCTCTTTTGTTCCCAGAATAGGGGTGACACCATTGTTACGGGCTTCGCTAAAATTTGAACACTTAACGTAAACAACAGAATATTCAGATTTTTTAAAGAATTCTTCTGAGGATTCGTTAAATGTTTTAACACATTCTATAACCTCCGGTGCTATAACCTCCGATGAACGTTTATAATTGTCAGCCGGTGGCGGATTAGGGTTTGTTTCTTGAACCCGGTTATATCCTTCTGGTTCGTCTTGTTCTTCCTCCTCTGCCTTGTCTATATTATTCAGGTCAGTCACTTCTGTATGGCGATCATCTTCTTCATTATTCAAGTTATTTTCATCTGGTTGAGATTGATCGGCCAAACTATTAAGCTTTTCATCCCTATCTCTTTGTGAATCTTCGTCATTTAATGTTTCACCAGGCGAGTCAGTTAAATCCTTTTCCTTGTCCCGATCATACTGCTGAGTTGGTTGTACATCGTCGGGTAAACTGTTTTCATTTTGATTAGAGGAATTTTGGTTATGATCTGAGCCTGGCTGTAATTTCGCCATTATTTGAGATGGCAGATCCCTCAACAGAGATAGCAGATCCTTTTGCTCTGGTTGCAATTTCTTCATTATGTCAGATACCCGAGTCTCTAACTGAGACGGCAAAGTCTCTACAGTTTCTAAAGCTTTTTGCAATTCCTCAATTTTAGGCAACAGGTCATCTAACTGAATTGACAATTCTTTAGACTTTTCATCTGGCTTTTTGTTTAGAAACTCAGAAATTTTATCAGCCAATTTTTTTTGTTGGCTGGTCAGTTCTTGCTCTCGCTGACTCAGCCCTTCAATTTTTTTATTTACATCTGAAATAGTTGAGGACAATAATTCTTTAATATCCTTTAAATTTTGTAGTGGTTCGCGCATCTGCGAAATCTCATCGATTGAAGTTTTCCAGGAATCTCTCTCCTCTTTAGTGATTACGCTACTCTGAAAGCTATTGTTTGATTCAGCTAAGTTTTTAAATTCATCTTTTAGTGAATTGATTGATTTATTTATTTCACTTAATTCACTCGTTTTATTCTCAGAATCAACATCTGGGGTTTTCTTGACTTCTGCTAACTTCGACTTATCCAATTGTTTCATCAGCAATATCAATAGCAATCCCAGAGAAATGGTACTACATATAAAAGTAGAAAATACCAGATAAACAAAATCATATTGTGCTGGCTTACGATTATTTTCCTCTAATTTTTTGAGTACCGTTTCTATAGAATCCAGTCGTGGTATTATGTTGGAATCGTTGGGTAATTGATCGCTGGCAGACGATTTACTCTCAGTGCTTGTTGCACCTGTTGTCCCCAGAGACAAAGCATTCAGTTTTGCTTCGATACGCTCGAAACTTTGGTTGAGTTTTTCTATAACATTATCGTCTGGCTTAACATCAGGATCTATAGACTTAACAGTTTTGTTAACCGTTTCTAATAAACTTTTAATTTCCGCAAGTTTAGCTTTAGATTGATTTTTCGGAATGTTTTTTTTAAAAAAAATCATTAAATTTTGTGTCAAATATTGTTAAATTTTTTGTGAAATTATCATAGGCAAAATCATCAAAACTTATTGTTTTTTGCACATTCTTAAGTTGCTCTTTTAATTCATCTAAATCAGATCCGATAGTGGGTTCTTTTCCCACAATTTCGTTAGCTGTAGGTGTTGCTGTAGTATCAGGATTCTTTTGTGTGGGCTTGCTGCCGGTATATCCGCAGCCACCCAGCAGACTTAATAGAAAGACTGCTAATAAAACATTGCTGAATTTTCCTTTTCTGATTTGTCTCATTAGTCTTTTCCCGCCAAACAACATAACAGACATTTTAATCCCAAAATAAACGGAGGCTCTCCAGTGCTGATATAGTCGCGTTCTCCATGAATGTCTTCCAGAGCAATTTTTACTTTTCTTTTGATTTTTGGCAAGATTTTTTTACGCTGATATTCTCCCAGAGGCGGGATAATTTCTTTCATTTTCAATTGCTCTACAGAATTGTCAAAAGCTGTCAGAAAAGCCTCAAGATTAGTTAGCTCTGACACCTCAAATTTATTAACTATCTTCGGGAAGCTAATTCGTTGGTTAGCCTCCACAGTGATGATTTCATTTGCTTTACCAGTTACTTTACATTGTTCCCCGGCAAATACCTTATTTTCATCTTCTGCATTCATGCCTGTCAGTTGTGTGTGCTGCTGATCTGCCACCAAGCCACAAGCGACTTCTGCTTTAGGTTGCTTGCTCAGACGAGTCTCTGTCTCTTGTTGAATATCATCAATACCGGCTCCTGCACTGAGCATTCGACTTAACAATTTATTGATATCGGAATTTTGGGTAAATTTACCTCCAGAATCAAGCCAGTGTAAGAGTCGAGAACCGTTGCCACCAATCAGAACAGGAGTAATTTTTAGACTAGCAATCTTCTTTTCTTCAAATAAACCTTTGAGGATAATACCCAGATAGTAGTACAGACCAGCAATCCCGATCGCGGCTCCCTGAATAATTTCCCCAAATTCCGTTATCGATTTGTTGCCGTCAGTGTTGATTGGCTCCGTCTTTCGTTTATCTTTCAGCCATTGCTCACTCTTTCGCCGTAGCGCAGTATCTACCTTGGCAGAGAATTTTTCCTCACCTTTGGCTTCTTCATCAGAAATTTTTACTTCTGATTGGTCGTCGTTAGCCTTATCAGCATTCTTAGGATCATACTTGATAACTTCTTCGAGAAACTTAGGCTTGATAAATTGGGAGAACAAGAGTCTCCCCCCTAACTTAATCGAACATTGATGAATGATACTATTTTTTTGCCAAATGGAGATATCCGCAGTGCCACCACCCAGGTCAATGCAAGTAGTATAACCTAACGATTGCTTTTCCGCAGACTCAAAGTAGTGAGCCAGAGCGATACTTTCAGAGCGGTAATACCTGCCTTTTTGTTTCGGCAAGCAGTGATGAGTCATCCCCGTTTTTTGACCTAACTCATTAATAATGTTTGCCCATGTTGCTTCATATATTCTTTTATAATTGTTGGAAAAAGCGGTAGGATAGGAAATCGTCCACTCGATTTTCCTAACACCATTTTTAGCCGCTTCTGCCGCAATCACTAAAGCCAAATGTTTTAAAAATAGCTCCTTGTAGGGGATATCACCAGTCCGCCATTTGAGTTCGGTCTCAATATGCTCTTGAGTCGAATCGAAATTTGAAATATCTTCAGGAATATAGATTCGTCCATCAAAAATAGGAATGGTGTTACCTCGATGTCCCTCGGTGGTGAGCACCGTCGCCAAAGGAAAATCTTCTTCTTTTGGCGAGCTAAAATATCTATAAAGTGCTGCCGCTCGCCCATTGTCATCAGTGTTGGTTACTTTAAGCAACAAAGGATCCCAAGTTAGTGGCTGGGCTAGTCCCCGATCTGGTTGATAGTAAACATGGGTGAACGAAGTGCCAAAATCCACTCCGACTCTCCAAGTTTTGTTTGGATCTAGAGAATTAAATTCTTCAGGCTTTGTTAGCAAAATCACTCCCACTGCTGCCGATTGATGACCTTTCTGGCAAATCATGTAGGAAGGAAATTTTGTCAACCGAGTGATTTGGAAATCGACCAATTTCTCCGGGTGGGCTTGGGAAAACACTTGGGGAAATACCACCTGAAACCTTGTTTTAATTTTATGATCTAAATCTCCTGATCGGTCATCATAGTAGAAAGCATAGTATTCAGACCATTGAGCAGGTTTATCAGGTTTATCAGATTTATCAGATTTATCAGATTTAGACTTCACGTCAAATTCAAAATTTGGCCAGAGTTCCAAAAAAGGGATGGCTTCTGTTTCTATGGCATTTTCTTTGCGATCGCATATTGTTTAGTCACCTTATATGTTCCCCCAGAGAGAGGAAGCTTAATTGTGACGCTAACTCCAGACCGCGAATCAATGACAACTGGTTGCAACTCCAGAATTTCGTTCAACTCTGTAGCGCTAAAATAATTCAGCAGTTTGGGATTAATCGGTAATAACGGAGTTAAGTTCTTCTCATTATTCTTCTTATTATTATCTACGTTATTATCTACGTTATCATCTACGTTATTATCTACTATGTAGGTTAGCTGTTCCGTTCCCTGGGGCAACTGTGCTCCCGGAAGTTGACTGTCTCCTTTAAGAAAATAGAACTCTGCTAAAAATAAGTCGGCTTCGGTCAAGTATTCTCCTTTATAATTGCGGAGAAACTCATCTCGATTAAATGCTTGCAAACTAACTTTATAAATCCAAATATCTTTGGCATTTTGATCGGACCATTGTCTAGCTAACTTCTTTGGATCTGGGATAAATAAAACTTGTGCGCCAGCCACTTGGCTCCCAAGCTTAAGCTGAACGCTGGAAGGTCTTGATGGCGGTACGATCGGTCTGTCCAGAGCTTTTTGCTCGGGTGCATCTCAGTTAGGCAATAAGTAATTATACTCAATGAAAAGTTCCCTCGAAACAGTCCATAATTGAGGCATTGTTGACAACCCTTGACCCATGAATCCCCAAAAGCAGGCGCTCACTCCAGCAACACCTTGACGCGATTGCCGAAATTCTCTACCAGGAAGCCAACCCCTCTGACCTCACCACCCTTGAAGGCATTGAGAAAAGTGTTCGCTCTCTTGCCCAAGAACACCTCTTGCCTCAACTGGGAATTTTTTTATCCACACGGCGACCGACCGCCACAGCGGAAAACAACGCACCCTGACCAGTATCCTCGGCAAACTAACCCTCACTACAGCTCAAGCTCAACAACTGCAAGTTAAACCAGGAACTCGTTGGAGTCCATACTTTGAAAAGTGCTGTTGGACGGTCAGTGCCAATAGCTCCTACCAGAGAGCCGAAGAAGATATTGCGATGCTTACAGGGGTGAAAGTCTCCCACAGTACGCTGCAACGCTTTGTGCAACGAGAGGATTGGTGTGAGCTAAAGATAACTGAACCAATTGAGGAACTGAGCGCCGATGGCGGCATGATTCGCCTTCGCACCGGGGCGGGTCAACCCGGAGAGTGGCGAGAATACAAAGCGTTAAATGTGCATAAGCAAGGGGGTGTAGCGTTCTTCAAGGATAATCAAGGACTACTGGAGTGGGTGAATGCCCAACCCCGTCAGGCACAGTTCACCTGCCTGGGAGATGGTCATGATGGGGTGTGGAACATCTTTAGTGGCATTGGTACGCCAGAGCAGCGGATTGAAATACAAGGGTTGGTATCACCTCATGGAAAATGCCCACAAGGTGCAGGGGACACCAGCCCAATTGAAGCCGATCCGAGCATTGCTGTGGCGAGGGGAGACCGAGAAGACGATAGACTATTTGCGCCAAGAGCAATTTCGGGGAGCCACAGGGTTGATCAACTACTTGTTGCATCACCAAAAGCGCATCATTAACTATGAGGCTTGGCAAGAAGCGGGACATTCGATTGGTTCGGGTCGGGTGGAGTCGTTGGTGAAACAAATTGGGTTGAGGGTGAAGTTGCCTTGGGCACTTCGGGCTACCGGAGAATGTGCCCAAGGTGCTGAAGCATCGCTGTGCGTACCTGAATGGGGCACTCGCTGCTTGGTTACCTCCAGCAATATAATATACTTTTCCTGAGTATATATACTTATCTCATAACTGAGATGCACCCGTTCTAATCCAATGGCAGTCATGGTGATGGCGCATCTAAAAACCCAAGCGACCAGCGGCAACTCCCAAGAAAGATTACAATGGAAAATAGCGGTAGCTAAAAGCCTTTATCAAAAAGGATATAGCCGCCAGCAAATTTTGGAGCTATTTCGGTTAATCGCCTGGATGATGACCTTACCAGAAGAACTGGAGAAGTCTTTTAATACAGAAATCACGAATTATGAGGAGGAAGCTAAAATGCCCTATATCACCCCCTTGTAACGCTTTGCTATAGAAAAAGGACGGCAAGAAGGAATTCTTGCAGGAATGTTAAAAAACCGTCAAGAGGATGTAATTGAAATCCTAGAAACCCGGTTTTCTCCGGTGCCCGCCTCCCTAGCTGAGACAATTAATCTGATGGAAGATGCGGCGTTATTAAAAACTCTGCTTAAGCGGGCGATTACTATTGGTTCGATCGCTGAATTTGAGCAGTTAATTCAAGAACTAACTCAGCAATAAGCGATTCTCCCTTTAAACCCAGAAGCCAAAACCCAGAAACCGGGTTTCTTGTTTGGTATCACAGTTAACTGTTATGCCCACAACAGAAACCCGGTTTCTTTTTCGGCAGCAACCCGTTTTTGTTCCTTGAAGCGATCGCACCAAGCGGATACCAAAGCAGCGATCGCCCCCATAGCAAATTGAACCATAGAGAAATTACTTCAGCACTGGCATTTCAGGAGTCTTGACAATATGGCTATTCAGTATAATGGCTTGTTAGCAAAGTCGTTGACCACCAAGACGCGGGCAGAGTGGACATTGCCCACTTGCTGCTCTGATTAAATCGCCCTGAAACTATCAGCAGTAATTAGGTTAGATGAAACGCCATTGAGGGTGACGAGAACCTCTCCGCCAAAGGAGATTAACGTTTCCGCCGAGTCTTGGGTAATCGAAAGTTGGGCGAAAGTTAAGCCGTCTCGTAATCCCAAGAAATCAACCCCATTCTCAAAGTCAGTCACCACATCGCCACCGCCACCAGAGCGCAAGACAAAAGTATCGCTACCGGAACCACCCGTTAAGATGTCGCTGCCTAAATCCCCGAAAAGGATATCGTTGCCTTCGCCGCCATCGAGAACGTCGTTGTCTTTACCCCCGAACAGAGTATCGTCGCCACCTAGTCCGGAAATAGTGTCGTTGCCGCGATTGCCGTTGATGATGTTAGGATTGGCGGAACCCGTTACGACATCGTTACCATCGAGCGATCGCAGTCCACCCAGTCGTCCGGCGAGCAGTCCTGACGCCACTGTAAAGACATTATCAGTCTGATTTAAGTTAAAGAACTCCGAGGCTAGAGCCGTATCGCGGCGAACCGTCAAGTTTTGAATGCGATCGTCTTCGGCTGGGGGTACATCCGCTTCGTTAAACGAGCCGATCGCCGTCAGATAATCCGCCACCGCCTTTTGCTCCCGACCTGGGGTATTAAAAGTTGAGTCAGATCCTGCTGCTGCGAGGCTGACGGGGTTAGAGGTGGCAGCAAAGTCTGGGAAAGGATAGCCATCGCCTCCATCTGCCAGGAATTTCAGAGTGACAGTGCGGAAGGAGCGGTTTGGGTCGCCGACTAACTGACCATTTTCTACCACAATATCCGTAACACTGCCCGATTCATCTCGCAGGGAGAGAGAACGCAAGCGCTGTCCAGAGGGTAAAGTGGGATCGAAGCTAAACGCCATCCCCCCAACTTGTGGGAACTGACCCGGAGTTGCCCCGGCTGCTGTTTTCGCCAAGCCATGCTCGATTACTTGTTGCAGTTGCGATGCCGTTAGGGTCAGCACCGTTAACTCATTATTGAATCGCATGACGTTTTCAATATCGAGTTGGGAAACTTGTCCCGCTTCCTTCCCAGCAATAGAATTGGCGAGCGGTGGGGTTTTTTCGCCCTCGCTACTGATGGCCCCGATGGAGTAGCGGATACTCCCCCCATTTTTAATCGAGATCACCACGCTAGGATCGACTTGGCGAGCCGCAAACAAATTAGCATCCGCACCGAGATTACCCAGGTTGGTTTCTTGGGTGCGGACATCGCTGGTGCCGCCGTTGAGAAATACCTCGCTGCGACCAAAGGTATTCCCGTCTTTGGGGGCGGTGGAAAGTTGTGCCACAGCCAAGCCTACCGACAATTCCTCAAAGGGGGGGACGTTCCCGGTCTCGATCACCCCAGTTTTGTCCGTTGCGTAGGCTCCACTGATATTGGGGTCAATGCTTGAGGGAATCAGAACCCCATTATCGTCGAAATCCGCTACCAAGCGACCCACATACTTATAGTTGCCCTTGGTATTAACAATGGCAACGGGTTGCCCGGTGGCAGAGGTTGTGAGAATTGGGTAGAGACCTCCAGAGGTATCTCCGACTCGCAGGCGATCGGTAGCATCTGCCAAGATATCGTTAGATCCCCCCGCCACAATCACATCCACATCCCGCAGGCGAGAGGCGAGTTCCTGGTCGATATTCAGGTCTCTCATGTGAGACAACAGAACAATTTTGTTAATACCTTGGGCGGTGAGGGCATGAATGGAGGGTTGAATGGTGGCCGCCAGAGCATCGAGATCGTTGGGGTCTGAGGGGGATATACCGACATTGCCAGGAGACGAGAGGCTGCCCAGCAGAGGAGTCGTAGCCCCAACAATGCCGATGGGTTGCCCTTGCAAAGAAATCACCGTGCTTTTAGCAATGCTGTTGGGTTGGGGGGCTGTCCGTCAGGCACGACGAATTTTGCTAAATTATTGTCGGTGCTGAAGTCGAGGTTCGCACTCAAAAATGGGAATTTAGCACCTGGATAGTTATAGACTCCTTCGATAACGGGGTCTGCGGGAATCAAGGAGGCGAGGATACCCGTACCGAGGTCAAATTCATGACTGCCGAAGGTGGCGGCGTCAAAGAACAAGCCATTGTTAGTTTCAATATCGGCTCGTCCTGCACCGGGTTTACCAATTACAGCGCTCAGTGCCGGATCGCTACTGGCGAAAAAAAACGGGCCAGGAATGTATAAATCTCCTGAAGTTAGGGTCAGGGTTTGTTCAGGAAATTGAGAACGCAGAGCGTTGATGACGCTGGAAAAAGGGAGGATATCTTCTAGTGCTTCAACACCTGCCTCTTGGTCGGATGTATGCAGTATTTGGAGAGTGAAAGTCATAATTTAATTTTCCTGATCAGTGACAATGATTCTTTATACTTCGGGATTGTAACAGATTCAGCCCAATTTAATAAAAATCTCGGCTCGATGACGCTCAACGCGGTGCCCCTAAATTCTTTTATATTTATATTAGTTTAATAAAAACTTTTATTGTCATATGAAAATAAAAGAATTTAGGATTTATCGGCTTTTTCAGAAACCGGGTTTCTTGGAAAAATCTCGGATCGATGACGAGAAATCGAGGGTAGAAACCCGGTTTCTATCCCCCGGTTCAGAGGACCAGAAGTCCCCTAGGTGGTGACAGTTCTCGTGAGGGGGAAGAGGCAGAAGCCGCCGTCTTGATGGGAATGCGACCGGCGAGATAAGCTAAACGACCCGCTTCTCTGGCAGAAAACCGGTTTCTTTTTTGGCCTGGGGCGATCGCCTGTATATAGCCGCTGATTTCCCCACATTACCATCTTTTATCTTCTATTTAAATTTTGATAAATTTTCCTTTTTAGAATTATGATTTCACTACCACCGCCCGCGCATCCACCGCAAACAGATAGGGGGCAGCCACGGAGGGATTGCCCCCACAAACATTGCCACGAATCGCGATCGCAGAATCAATCATAAAAAGCCCCTTGTCATCCCCTGGTTTCAAATAGATTTCATACCTATCCCGAACAATTTCCAATAACTCGGCAAAATTGGTCGGGTCTGCTTCAAAAGATGGCATAGTACGCTCCTGATTTATAGCGCGGTATCTCAGCAATAAAGGCGATCGCCTCTTGGTAAAAATCTCATCCTACTACTATAAATAACTCAGAAACCGGGTTTCTGTTGTGGATATCAAAGTTATCTTTGGCAGCTAAAAAAGAAGCCCGGTTTCTTAGTCCCCGCAGACAAACCACAGCCCAGAAACCGGGTTTCTGTTGTGGATATCAAGGTTATCTGTGGCAGCCAAAAAAGAAACCCGGTTTCTAAGTCCTCGCAGATAATTGGCAGCGGATATTGGCAGCGGATAGATCGCGGATTGGCAGCGGATAGATCGCGGATAAAAGAATTATCTCATACAGAAAATAGTCACCCCATCCGCTGCCAACCACTATTCTCAAATAAAATAGTCACCCCATCCGCTGCCAACCACTATTCTCAAATAAAATAGAAGAGTCCATCCGCTGCCAATTATCTGTGGTGCGTTACGGCTGGAATTAAGGTTAATTGTTACCCCCCAAAGTCAATCGCCAGCCTAACACACCCTACCAAACTACCAAACTAATTTTCCCCCCTCCGCCTTACTATTACGATGTAGTAAATCAAAATAACAACCAACAAGAGAAAATCTTGACACCCCCTAAAAATCCTGCTATCGTACTATTACGATGTAGAAAGAGAGGCCAAAAAAATGAGTACCCCAACCAACAACCAAACCAGCACCCCAATCAGCACCCCAACCCATATCGGCACCACCGAAGCCGCCCACTACCTAGGCATTTCCACCGTCAGACTCCGCATTCTCCTCCAGCAAGGGCGGGTTAAGGGAGCCGAAAAGCAAGGCCGCAACTGGGTTATCCCCTTATTCAACGGAATGCCGGTCATCGAAGAACGGGGCAAAGGGCCCAAAGCCACCTGGTATAAGCGCCGCCGGGAAGCGGAAACCTGCATCCTGGTGAACCGGCAAATTATTGGCAAAAACGCCAAAGAAGGTCAGAACGAGCCGCCGATTGTGGTTAAAGAAGGCAAAAACCAACATGAATGCCACGAATTAGAAATCAACGGCCCCTGCCGCATCGTGTACACCCCCCATGAAACAGGCCCATGCGGTGCTCGGCTGTGGATTGAAGCAGCGGCTAATGTACCATTAGTGAGAAAGATTTTTGCCACTTTTCAGCCGGTAAGTCAAGAACCAAAAGCGGTTTTTGAACTTTAGTTTTTAGGCTTAGTTTTTAGGCTTAGTTTTTGGTCAATAACACCAGAAAAATACCCGATCGCTAATTGGCTGAAATTCTCGCCCACAGTGCCAGTCCCCCTCCGCGTCCTCTAGCCGCGATCGCCTGTTTTGTCAGCAAAAAATAAGCAAAAAAAGCTTGTTGATTAATTTTTCTTTGATAAAACTTTGCCTCGCTATTTTTGCCATCTCTAATATATCCGTTATAAAGAGTAATGCCAAACATTTGCACTTTCATGCGGGTAAAATCAAAAGCTAAAAGGCTTTTTTTCGGGTAGAATTTAGCCGGGCCATTGATGGTGAATTTAACCGAAGCAACTTGAATAATATTTTGAATGCTCCCTGGGGTAAAGTCTGGATCGTTGCCCATTTCTAATTTTTCCAGGGTTGTGGGAGAGTAACTCAGTTGAATATTGAGAAAAATTGGCAGATATTGTCCAGATTTTTTAACAGTTTGAGCGGTTTGTTTGCTGCTAACAAAGCAGAGTCGCCAATTACCGATTAATTGGCTAAAGTTAGCTTCAGGTTTATCTTTTTTTGCCGTAGACTCACTTTCTAATAGTGCAGTAATCAGGTCGGCACTTGGCGGTTTTTTTATGGTTCTATCGGTGACAGATTTAGCCGCTTGTTCTAGGATTTGGGTTGGTTCAATTAAGTTAGTCATTTTGACAGATTATGAATATTTTTTGAAAAATGAACGAGCTATCCTTAATTGCTGATTAAGGCATCTAATAATAAATCAGCGCCAAAGCGCACTACATCACTGCAAGGTAAGCCGGTTTCCGCTTGAATTTGAGCGATCGCATCTTGGGCAGCAGTTTCATCTAAATGCCCGGTATTTAAAGCGATCGCCGCCACCCGCGAACGCTCCATTGTCCCGGCAGCATTTGCCACCATTTCATACAATTTAATCACTTCTGGTAACGGTGGAATCTTCACATCAGGACAATGCTTGATCGCCGTTTGCCCCACCTTGTGAACTAACAGCAAATGAGTGGGTTGACTGCCCCGCAACAAGGGCAAAGTTGCCGTAGAACCGGGATGAAATAGCGATCCTTGACCCTCAATAAACAGAATTTCCTGGTCAGGGCCAAACTGCATCACCATTTTTTCGATCGCCCCAGCAGCAAAATCCACCCGCACCGCATCCAAAGGCACCCCATCTCCGGCAATCATTAATCCGGCTTGACCTGTCGCTAAGAATTTCGCCCGGATACCTCGACGTAAAGCACAGCGTTCTAACTCAATACTGGCGG encodes:
- a CDS encoding 5'-nucleotidase C-terminal domain-containing protein — protein: MISLQGQPIGIVGATTPLLGSLSSPGNVGISPSDPNDLDALAATIQPSIHALTAQGINKIVLLSHMRDLNIDQELASRLRDVDVIVAGGSNDILADATDRLRVGDTSGGLYPILTTSATGQPVAIVNTKGNYKYVGRLVADFDDNGVLIPSSIDPNISGAYATDKTGVIETGNVPPFEELSVGLAVAQLSTAPKDGNTFGRSEVFLNGGTSDVRTQETNLGNLGADANLFAARQVDPSVVISIKNGGSIRYSIGAISSEGEKTPPLANSIAGKEAGQVSQLDIENVMRFNNELTVLTLTASQLQQVIEHGLAKTAAGATPGQFPQVGGMAFSFDPTLPSGQRLRSLSLRDESGSVTDIVVENGQLVGDPNRSFRTVTLKFLADGGDGYPFPDFAATSNPVSLAAAGSDSTFNTPGREQKAVADYLTAIGSFNEADVPPAEDDRIQNLTVRRDTALASEFFNLNQTDNVFTVASGLLAGRLGGLRSLDGNDVVTGSANPNIINGNRGNDTISGLGGDDTLFGGKDNDVLDGGEGNDILFGDLGSDILTGGSGSDTFVLRSGGGGDVVTDFENGVDFLGLRDGLTFAQLSITQDSAETLISFGGEVLVTLNGVSSNLITADSFRAI
- a CDS encoding helix-turn-helix domain-containing protein, yielding MSTPTNNQTSTPISTPTHIGTTEAAHYLGISTVRLRILLQQGRVKGAEKQGRNWVIPLFNGMPVIEERGKGPKATWYKRRREAETCILVNRQIIGKNAKEGQNEPPIVVKEGKNQHECHELEINGPCRIVYTPHETGPCGARLWIEAAANVPLVRKIFATFQPVSQEPKAVFEL
- a CDS encoding DUF1611 domain-containing protein, which translates into the protein MFLTSSHRVAILLHGGILGQTGKTGLTLLRYSQAQIVAAIDRDCAGKNLFELTGVAQDVPIVASVGEALVYQPNVLAIGIAPSGGALPDDWVQEIEAAIASGLSLVNGLHTFFGQKPALRQMLREGQWIWDVRQEPPGLGVGGGKARSLSCRRVLAVGTDMAIGKMSASIELERCALRRGIRAKFLATGQAGLMIAGDGVPLDAVRVDFAAGAIEKMVMQFGPDQEILFIEGQGSLFHPGSTATLPLLRGSQPTHLLLVHKVGQTAIKHCPDVKIPPLPEVIKLYEMVANAAGTMERSRVAAIALNTGHLDETAAQDAIAQIQAETGLPCSDVVRFGADLLLDALISN